The nucleotide sequence AGGGGAAAATATCTCATATGTTCTTCTTGGTTCAGGAATCATGCTAACTAGACATGGGACACTTCAAGAGGGGTAGGGAGAGAATCAGAAGGGCAGCTATCCTTTTGGACTctcatatttttgttttcaatccTGTCACATCTCAGAAAATTTACTGTCCTGCAAATAAGCAATTTGAGTGGGTCATGATAGATATTTCAGTGGTGGGCAGCTCCAACAAAAACCTGAAATTCACACCAAACTgaataatgataaaaagaaatccagtgagagagggcatctaggtggctcaataggttgagagccaggcctagaaactagAGATCCTGggctgaaatctggcttcaggcacttcttagctgtatgattctgggcaactcacttaatatccattgcctaacccttccactcttctgcattggaaccaatacacagtattgattataagggggaaagtaagggttagaaaaaaagaaaagaaatctagtGAGAACCTTTAGAAACTTTCTATACCAGAACTGTGCAAAAAAGTCAGCCAGGAGCCCATGATTAATAGAAAAGGAGATTTGCAACAAAACTAGAATTTTTATAGGCCAACAAGCGTGTAACTTCCAAGCACACAGACTATCCAGAGAAGGTGTAACTACGATGCCCTTTGCTCTGTCTCTGGAGGTATAAAGAGTGGAGGGTTCCCTCAGGAAAGCCTTAGTGTCAGAAAGTAATAAGGCTGCTGGAAAACCTGCAGGGGAGATCTTGGAAACATTGGAAATTTTGTCAGAGCTCAAATCAGGACAACTTTGATTCATTGGTTCTTTGTACTCTCTCCTGAGATGCCATAGAGGGATCTATAGACCCAACACTTTGGACCTTGAAGATCtctaaccctgggaagtaagtcAACACAGGAACCCAAATGACCCAGGTGAGATCTAGTAAGGCCAACAACCCcattcaaaaaaatcaaagaaggggACAAACAAAGACTAACTGGAACAAAACTTCAATTCAGGAGCTATGGctaaagagaaatcaaagaagataacaaccagtataaaaaaattattgtatattTAGAGATGCTCAAAAATCCAGCCTAGGAGGAAGTAACTCCATAACTATAAGCAGAGACTCAAAGGGAAAAACACAGATTTTCCATAACATTACATGGGTGTctagaaaaaaatagagtaagaaattaaaaaaaaaaagttcttgaggaaagaatttgaaggagaataaataactcagaagaaaaaataacaaacctTGCAATAGACTTCCTGAAGATTACACTAGCATAGACAGAAGTCATtgattttacaaaacaaaaatatgagaaaatcaaAAGACATCCCCCCCAAAATCTTAACATATTCACTGAAAGAAAAGTGACTAAgaaaactgacttggaaaataggtcaaggaaagatagtttttttaaattaattttttaatgttttccatggttacatgattcatgctcttttttttttttttttaaacccttaccttctgtcttggtattggttctaagacagaagagtggtaagggataggcaatgggggttaagtgacttgcccagggtcacacagctaagaagtatctgaggtcatatttgaacccaggacctcccgtctctaggcctggctctcaatccactgagctactcagctgcccccatgtttCATGTtccaaggaaagataatttaagaatgattGGACTCTCTGaaaactatgatttttaaaaaaatctctgaaaaaccatttttaaaaaaaaccaaactaaccTGGCTACTATATTTCAAGAAAGCATAAATAAGAACTGCTCACATCTAGTAAAACCAAAGGGCAACGTGAAGATAGAATCCATCACTCACTTTCTTCaaaacattcaaaaaaaaaaaagtcatgggaATGAATGTCTGAGTCAAAAtcccaaattttaaaatcaaataaaaaatattgtaagTATTCAAGAAGGAGGAGTTCAGATACCAAATATCAacagtcagaatcacacaagaaCTAATAGTTTCTACTGTAAAGGAGAGAAGAATTTGAAATGCAGAATTATATGAagcaaaagatataggcttacaaccaagaaaaaCTTACCCAGCAAAGCTGAGTATAATCCTGCAGGGTGaagaaaatggatctttaatggaTTTGAGGACTTTGAAGCATTCCTgttgaaaagactagagctgggTGGGAACTTTGAAGTGTAAGCATGAGTcaagagaaatctagaaaaattaatttatttgagcATTTGGAAGGAGCGATCGCATGATATATATTagttttaacatttttgtttcactaataaataatcaaaaactttgtCCCTCTTTCCTGCCCCTCCTCTTGAGAAGGTAGGTAAATATGATAGATGATATACTACTGTCAATGTTCTGATATatgaagaagaaacaaatgtttttaaagagtgccaaaaaaataaaataagaaaaatagagaggggcagctgggtagctcagtggagtgagagtcaggcctagagacaggaggtcctaggttcaaacccagcctcagccacttcccagctgtgtgaccctgggcaagtcacttgacccccattgcccacccttaccaatcttccacctatgagacaatacaccgaagtacaagggttttaaaaaaaaaatagaggaccTTGGGGTGGATCAGTTCTGTTCAGCAGATTTAAAGAGAGGTAAGAAAAGGAAGTGTAAAAAGAATATATTCttatagaaaggaagaagagggtggaagcTACTATTTCTTTTAATTGGGGTATGAGAAGAACATTCCAAAATGGAGGaggctatggggagggggaagcaTCAGACAAACTTCACTCTTATTTAAACTGGACAAAGGAGTGTTGAGTATGGaggagcacacacacacagattggTATGGAAATATGCCAGACTCAGAATCAGGAGGAGGAGGTGTCATTAATAAGGACGATAATACTGAGGAGGGAATAGTCACAAGCAAAATAAACTTCTTGATATTCAGGAACAGAAATTAAAAGGGTAGAAAAcagcaaagaataggaaactaaAAGAGATACCTATCAGTTAGGCagtagctgaacaaactgtagtatgtTTTACATCCTGTCTAGTTGTCTATACAAGCCACCTACTctactctctcttttctctccaacaGGTTAGCATCTTTTGTGTGGGACTTTCTGACCCATGTGTATCTGGTTCCTAAGGAAGTTAATCTTACCAACTTTGAAACTCTGTCCTGGGGCTGAGCCAATTCAAATGAATACAAACCTGCCTAGCCATATGATAATCCATATCTAGTGACTCCAGGCAAACTGTGTTTTATAGTTCTGTCCATAAAAGCCATTTTGCTTTGGAAAGAGTATGTCTGTAGATTCTCCTCTGAATAAACTCATCATCTCTATGGCTCCACAGACCAAAATTCCCTGCTTAGGCCTTTATTCCCCTATGTATTGTCTCCCTTTActggaatataaattccttgagggcagaacttgtttcacttcctttatttttattcctagtgcttacttagcacagtccctggcactcATTAAGTtctttcataaatgctttttcattcattcatctattgtTTGATGTTTTGGAGTATCTTAAAAGTTCTGTCTTGTAACTGGTCTGTGGGTTgacctattttgttttatgtttgaATCATTGCTTGAGGTGAGGTAGAGTGGGAtttgaaaaagagggaaggaacttgctcagggtcatacaagtagtatgTGACACACATTATCATAGGACCATAGAATTAGTTAGATGGGACCTCAGATGTCATCAAGTTCATTCCCCTCACTTTACAAGAAAGTTGGGGTCTAGAGAAGGTAAATGACATGCCCTTGGCCACACAGATAGTTAATGGGAATTTaattcagatcctctgattccaaatccagtgtgtTTTTTATGGTATATGTATTTAACATTGACTTCATAATTGTGGTCCTCAGCTTTTAGGATGGACTTTGCCTTAAGTTACTTTGCCTAGCATCTTCCTAGGATTTCCCCTGGTATCTGCCCCTGTGTGTCTATGAAACATTTAGAAGGGCAAAACCACAGAAATAGTCTTGGCCTAATCCAAAAGGAGATAGAGTATCAGCAGGTCAGGTCCATTTCCCCAGTAAGAGTAAGGCCAAACAGGGTAAATGCAAATTTTCTGCTCTTGGTTAAAGAGCTACACTGTGGGAGAGTAATTTGATATTTTCAGCCTAGCTCCAAAGAGTAGGACAAGCAGCAGTGGTGCTGGAGTAGCAAAACTGGAGTTACAAAGGAGCAAATGCTGACTAGATGTTCAGAAAAGCACCCCAATCATTAGAACTGGCAAAAAGTGTAAAGGGCTACCTCATTAAGGTAGTGAGTTGCCTATCATTGGAGATCTTTGCATGACTACTAGATGGTTACTTGCCAGTGAGTGATATTGCATAAATTTCTGTACATGTATGAGTTGGAATATGTGATCActgaatctaatttttcttgtACCTCTGAGATTTTCTCAAACCATCCTATTTCTCTTTGCTTTACTCTAATTTTAGACAATAACTGAATCATCTTTTGGCCATAGTAGCTGAGTAAAATTGGCTTCCCATACTTCTTCAAGAAtcagtttaaatcctaccttttgCAATAGGCCTTTCCTCATTACTTCCTACCCTTAACTGCCTTCCCTCCAAGATTACCTCCCATTGATGTTGCATACAtcttatatgtacaaatatatttgatTGTTGTTTCTCCTTCATTGGGATGTGAGCTCTTTATGAGGCTGGaaatgtttttgccttttcttataTGTTCTCAGGGTTTAACATAGGGCCTGGTACATGGCAAGCCCCTAAATGATTATTTGATGACTaattgatcttaaattctttagGTGTCATCAATATTACATGAATAATCATTGTAGAAATCTTAAGGTTTTGAAAGCATTTTAATGtacatttatctcatttgatttttacaacaaccctgtaagttGGATACTACAAGTATTATCATCCCTGTTTTGTAGATGAGGCTGAGGCATACAGAAATATGATGACTTGGCCACTTAGGCTGTAAGTCTTGTAAGATCACATTTGAGGCCTGACATCTTGATTTTCAAGCCAGCACATTTTTCATTCTCAAATGCAGATATTAGCAGTTATCATtagtgttttgtctttttttttccatttagctatttaaaaattgtatcttttATTTATGTGATTTAAGGCATgtgtctcatttttatctttaataaaaagtatgtttaaaatactatttaaaaatttggatttaattctttaaagtttcctggcacatagtagatggtCCCCTCTCAATGTCTGATTGGAGAAAGTGAAAGGTGCATATCAGAGAGCCCCTCCTAGATCCTCAATTTAAGGAGTGGGCCCAGGTCAGATACCAGATCACTTccctcctggactacttcattgtcTCCAGAAACTCATCTTGAAACATCAAATTGGCTTTGAAATTCATATATCCTCAATATCCCCCTGGACTCTTCCCTTTCTGGCTATAGGACTTCATCATGCTCTAACACTGGGTAAACTCTCTCCTCCCCagactctctcttttctctttatgtgttctcttccctcattagattgtaagcttcttgggtTCAGGAACTGTCTTTTCCCTGTCTTGGTGTTCCtagcacttaggacagtgcctgtcacacagtaggtgcttaataaatgtttattgactaactaataaatgcttgataaattgAATAACAAATTGAATGGAGACCATTTTTTGtacttttgtctattttaatatttgattCCCAGACCAAGTCACAGCCTTATGAACTTTGTATTATAATTTTTGTCTGTCTTATTTTGCCAACCAAGccattagtttcttttttacatcttatttttattgatcttttgtttttaagatgtcttcatttccaaatatatctctctccaatactctatccattgagccaacccatgtaaaaattttaaaaagacaaaaaaaaagctaagcaaacaaaccaacaaactaACCGTATCTGATAGTATATAATCTCCACCTTTAGTCTCCTACCTCTTTAAAAGAGGGGAGATAAACATTTTTGTGGCTCTCATCATGACCAAACTGGTTGTTAGtcagacaacaagcatttattaagcaccaatatGTAACcgtaagaggaaaagaaatgcttggtttcaaggagctcacagtctaatgggagagaaaatataCCAGCAAATATGCACAAACAGGGTATACAGTGTAccgaataaattggagataatcttaaAGTAGACTGGAGAAGGCTTCTTACTGAAGTTGAGACTTTAAGGAATCAGGGATGCAGAAAGTTCTAGGCTTTGGGGACAGCCAGCGAAAATGCTAGGAATTGAGAGGTGGAATGTCATGTTTGAGGAACAACAAAGAGGCCTATGTCTCTGGATCTTAGAGTACATGCAGTGGGATAAGAtgtgagaaaactagaaagattggaagggaccaggttatgaaaaagctttaaaagccaaacaggatttccatttatatttgattctgtaagtaatagagagccactggaatttactgaacAAGGAGTGTGTCATAGTCAAAGCTATGATTAAGAAAGATCAGTTTGATAGCTGTGATATAGGAAAAGATGAGGCAAGAGGAGACCAATCCACAGGCTATTGCAGTGACTAGAGTCATGAAGTGTAGAGGACCCTCCTTCCCTTGTTAAGTGTCAGTgtcagaagagaggaggaggcaTGTGGAGAGATGTTAGAAATGCCAGGACATGGCAGCTGTGTAGATATAGGAAATGAAAAAGACATCAAGAGGAATTAAGGATGATGCCTTGGTTGTGAGCCTGGATTATTGGGAGGATTGGTGGTACTCACAGTTGTAATAAGAAAGGGAATGTTTGGGGTGAAGATAAGagagtttagttttggacatgttgaagtTAAGATGTCTGTAGGATTTCTGATTTGAATGGTAAAAAGTTGGTGATGCAAGTAATATTCTATcagcttcattttaaaaaatctataacacTATTGTAGTCATTATGTATGTTCTTTTTTTGATTCCACTTTAGACTATATCTGTTCATATTAATCATCTGATGCTTCttggaatttttcatttcttttatcatgataatTGTCCATTACATTCCTGTACCACAATATATTTAATAGTTTCCCAAGCATTTGGCATCTCTTTTGttgccaattctttgctaccacaaaaaagtgctACTTTGactattttggtgtatatgacatcttttcctttttttcctgtctttaacCTACCAGCAGTGGGATTTCTTGATTAAAAGATATAgacagtcttcttttttttttttttaaacccttaccttccatcttggaatcaatactgtgtattggctcaaaggcagaagagcagtaagggatagacaaggggtgttaagtgacttgcccagggtcacacagctgggaagtgtctgaggctagatttgaacctaggacctcctgtctctaggcttggttcttgatccactgagctgcccccagtcttcctttttttaacaGCATTTGGTTAATAATTGAAGGGACAACAGCTTTTTTCCTATGTGCATGTTCCCCATGatataggtatggaaaagagTAGATAAGGTAATGGGCTACCTCTTAATTGATTATCACCAGTTAAATATGTCTTGAGAcgttcaagggaggggctgaataatgagttcCTAAAAATCTGTTAAGCTGCCTGAcccatttcaggttttccttTTCCTCAAGAGAGCAGTGGAGATCTATatcactttatcagttatgaGGCTGCTAataaataaacttatattcttgtgcgccccccccccccaaataaaaaggaTATAGACATTTTGTAGACTATTAGCATGGGGTCttctttttaaagaactttatCTTAGACCTGTCTTGCATATAGAGGGACAATATTGTATAGTGTGGAAAGAGTAGTTTACTCTAGATTTAAGTTGCAACTCTGCCTTTACCATCAGTTTTGTGAGATAGTATTTTATAAAATCTAAAGGCATGATGTAAATATTGGTTGCCATTATAATGAttgtttgaattgaattgagttagcttacttaattttttgatttgccaGACCTTTTCTGACTTTCTTAGCATTTCAGTGTTCTTCTGCTACTTCCAGTTCACTAGAATAGATACGGAATTATTATAGAggataaagaaatatgaaattcaTATTGGTGAATTCTGGCATCTTTCataatatttgataaatactATTGTGGAAAGAAGTTATTGAGACATTTGATTAATCTTTAGAGATCTCtagtatattttcctttttctggtgTTTTGGCCCTTGATTACTGTGGTTAAGAATTGACTGTATTATGGAATACAAAATCATAAAGATAGGCCActttgaaaaatttcatttatacCATTTGGCTCTTGAATTTGCTCTACATAGCTGAATATAATATAGAACTCAGTTTAGTGGTCAGTATAGGTTTAAGTACTTAAGTAATGACCCCCTTCAAATACTACATTTTCAGCAACTTGACTCCATTAAGCATGTGCAATTAAGAAAGCAAATGGCAAATTTGCTAACACAgcaatgaaatattttcattttagacaTAGAAAGCAAAATTTGACTTGTTTTTtttgccctcccccccccaatagaAATACTATAAACACCAGAGAGAATAGGATGACCTTAATATTTGCTTCCCAGACTAAATCACAGCCTTGAAGCAGTTATTTCCTACtgaataaaaagtttaatttcaCGCCCTGATTAGTGCTAGTACGTGCAGGTGGATATTTATTTTATGCAGCTTAACTGATCTGCTTTTGCAAATTACTTGCCAGTCAGCAGGGCTATAATTTCTTATGAGTAGTTGGTGGTAAATTATAGTTCTCATTAGTAtagtataaaaaaaaattgtgtgagGAGGTGGGGGTTGAAATTAGCCATCAAGCTTTAACCAGGCCAGAATTTTTCTAATGGCTTTATTGAGAGATGCACAAATTTATCACCACCTCAAAACACTACATgaaacagtttaaaaaagaaaaaacgaTTGTTTTCAAGTGACTTGAAAATCCACTCAGAACCAAATGTTTAAAGATCAGATTATTAAAGTGTTAAGAAGaggtagctggatagctcagtagattgagagccaggcctagagatgggaggtcctaggttcaaatctggcctcagacacttagctgtgtaaccctgggcaagtcacttaacctccattgcctagcctttactgctcttctgccttagaaccaatacacagtattgcttcttttttttttttaattataagaatcatctgcattttatttctattttacagagtAATGATTGAAGCCTGATTTGTCTGTATACAGTATGGCTAGTTGATCTGCAAAGGAACACTGGTATCAGAAAGGGCATCTGAAAAATAATCTTGCATCTCATCCACAGTAGCTAGAAAATATTCATCTGTCCAATCACCAAATGTGATAAAACCTGAGAACATTAACATTAACATAATAGTTTTGTTTGGgaaatggtcttttaaaaaagtGCTTGGAGGTACAAATTGTCCAAGTAATAAACAAAAGGGTTTTCTAGTTAACAAAGAGTTAAACAAATGTATCAAATGATTATAATTTGGTGACTTTCAGAAAAAGCTGCTAATCAGGCTCAATGACGCACTGTTCAACGATTTCCCGTAAGTTGGGGTTCTCCATTGCAGCTGCTACTCTCTCTttgtcatttatttgtttatttatatcttCTTCTGTGGAATGGGTTCCTTCAGAAATGTAGATTTCCAACTTATGTTTGAAAGGCAAACACCTCTGAAGCTTTACTCCTAAGCAAAGCCCAATAAGAGTGGCCAGAGAGCTATGAGGTACCGTGGGTGTGAACCTGATAATAACCAGATAATCTTCTTCATGTATCTCCTTAACTTCCACACAACTTTCTGTTACCACTTCCAGTTCTTCTAAAGTATTGGGCTTCTCTGGGTCCCGGATAGGTCGAATTATATCGTAAACCTCTAGCGCTTTCTCTTCCATGATCCGGGGCTGCTAGGCAGCTCCCTGCTCAGAGCGGCCAGAGAGCCATAGGACTCTGCTCAGTGCCCAGGAAAGCAGCCCGGACACTTGCTCCATGCTCCCACTCTGCCATCCCTGGCGTCGGTCCCACCCAAGCCACAGTCTTTCCACCATCCCAGATGAGGGATTTCAATTTCCTGGTCCTAAGGCGGTGAAGCAAGAAAACCTAAGGGTCGTGGAGAGGGGAGAATGGAGGTTTGGGCGTGCTAAGGACACAGGGAACAGTTCtacccacagtattgattctaagagggaaggtaagggcttttaaataAAGTGTTGAGAGAAGGAAGGTTTTTCTAGTAATAGTAAAACTGGAGATATTACAGCAAATATTGGATAGGAATAGGACTAAAATGTAAATATGCCTAGGATATGATTTGGAAATGAAACCGTGAAGATTTTGATACTTAGAGAATTGAATTAATGATACTTCTTGGATTGGAACTAATGAAGTTGTTTTTCTTGAAATCTACATAAATTGGAAATAAGTATGAAATGAACAACTACTGGAAGCAAAAAACTAACCTCCCCAAATAAGTGGGCCACTTATTTACCTTCTTCCTTCCACCACCATTGGTTGAGGGAAATGTCCTCCAATAGAAGTGTAGTGAACATATTCTAGTCTCACTCTGAGGCCTCTTCATCTCTCCTTCAGGGTTTGAAGAGAGCCTTTGAAGAACAGAGGGAGTGGGGAGCTTGGGGaggttctctttttttattgCCATTAGCTTAAGCCCCTACCAGTTGTATTCCTTTCACAGTTGAGTACCAGTGATTAGTATCTCAATTCCATTTTACCACTTAACATCAGTTAGTTTTTACAGAAGAATATTCACCTCAAACATAGCAAGAACAAAAGGGCATCTTCCTTATATTGCTTCAGTCtctggggagagtgggctcacTTAGCAGTTTTTGTATGACTTTGGTCCCACCAAGTTTATGTCCAGTTATAGCATGACTGCTGGTTGAATATCTATCTCAGCTCTCTTTGGGCTGGGTTTGGAAAGTTGCACCTTGTTCCTCAGGGCATTGATATTGGGTTAGTTACATAACATAACATGGACTACTGGAGGATCCTGATCTTTTGAAAGCCACCAATTTGGAGCCACCAAACTTTAATCTCCTTTAtctaaaatagaaatgaacaTGTTATCATATGTTGATCCAAGGCCTCTTTTCcttatagtattctttctcatcagacatgctcagaaaaagaaatgaacagtttGAAAGCTAACAGTTGAATAGAATGAGACCATGGATTTTGAGGCCTATCTGAATGTACCCTAAGTTATATTTCCTTAACTCTAGCCAAAGAGGCTGTCCATCACATGGTTATCAAACCAGAACCATTTACAGAATGGCTACATATGCCCTAAAATCTTTCCAATGCATTTCCATTGAGTGTCATCACAACTTTCCCTGAAGCAGGTTTTCCATCTTTTCCCGTGAGGGAAATGCCATCAGAAGTGCTCTGTGCATTTTCCAGTGCCAGTTACAGATAGCAAGGAAGGatgaatagagagctggctttagagtcaggaaggcttgaaacAAAGTCCTATCGATGACACTTTATTTTTAACCTCACCAGTCACTTAATGAATCTTGAAACCACTAACTCCTCACAGACTTGAGGTtcagctcaagtaccacctcCTGTAAGtaatttttcctgatttccccattTGTAAGTATCCCTTTCCACAttactttgaatttatctttatGTATGTTcatgtgtatgtattttatattcacTTAATGTTGCTTTCTGCCAGTAAAAGGAACAGTGGTAGAGTTGTTTTTATCATAACTTCCACAGCTGGTGGGGGTTAAAGAATGGGAGATGTGCTCTCTTGACAAGGAAGGATACCGATGAGATTGTGGAAGAGGTGGCTTAGAAGGAGAGAACACTCAGGGTTCAAAATAAGGGAGGTATTTATTTGTTAGGTGACTGATATAACTTAAACTGGAGAATGCCCTGAGGCGaatagtctagatcagtgatgggcaaactacggccagcgGGTGAGATGCGGCCCCtcgaaatgttctatccggctgctcgacattattcctaatccgacgaatacagtgagtaggatacagtacaacggaacttcgaaagagttgccttagaaacagatggacagatgagcatttcctttccttgggccccctttttaaaaagtttgcccatcactggtctagatagtGAAgggcctggagaaaagaaaagactcagTGATGATAATATAGTTCAGACATGATTTTAGCAGTGCTAAAGGGCAGAAATTCTAGAGATTTCACAAACttttgagaattggaagggaccctcagcagctatctagtccaacccatctTTAAAAGGAATCACTTCTGTAAGATAACCAACAAGAAGTTgtctagcctctgcttg is from Gracilinanus agilis isolate LMUSP501 chromosome 2, AgileGrace, whole genome shotgun sequence and encodes:
- the LOC123238131 gene encoding LOW QUALITY PROTEIN: cytosolic iron-sulfur assembly component 2A-like (The sequence of the model RefSeq protein was modified relative to this genomic sequence to represent the inferred CDS: substituted 1 base at 1 genomic stop codon); the protein is MEQVSGLLSWALSRVLWLSGRSEQGAAXQPRIMEEKALEVYDIIRPIRDPEKPNTLEELEVVTESCVEVKEIHEEDYLVIIRFTPTVPHSSLATLIGLCLGVKLQRCLPFKHKLEIYISEGTHSTEEDINKQINDKERVAAAMENPNLREIVEQCVIEPD